The Brasilonema sennae CENA114 genome includes a region encoding these proteins:
- a CDS encoding ABC1 kinase family protein yields MFLTQTVPRQREIIEVLLRNGWDYMRRVLTGGKADEPQLPTPAVLKNILVDLGPVYIKLGQLMSTRPDLLSAGYIEELSTLQDEVPAVPWADVEVLIRKQLKRPLEETFSTINAIPVAAGSIAQTHKATLVDGREVALKVQRPGIDLTVPQDIALIQGIADLVARTEFGQNYEIKAIAEEFTKALEDELDFTREASFTDQLRRNLSQSRWFDPTQLVVAEIFWDLTTPKLLVMEWLNGGPLLQADLENDNNGKDPAEKRKEITTLLFRAFFQQLYIDGFFHADPHPGNLFYLKDGRVALLDCGMVGRLDPRTQGILVEMLLAIVDLDAQRCAQLTLQLAESTQPVILVKLENDYDRMLRKYYNLSVSQINFSQIIYELLQVARNNKIRLPSNMGLYAKTLANLEGVARGFNPELNFLDEIQPLLTDVFRQQLLGENPVRSLLRTALDVKSLSLQSPRLLEFLLERITSETLQWNISLRGLDSLRRTADDAANRLSFSILVGSLIMGAAIISSNAQTSQLLFLSNVLFATASFLGLWLIISILRSGRLR; encoded by the coding sequence ATGTTCCTCACCCAAACTGTTCCTCGTCAAAGAGAAATCATTGAAGTCCTGCTTCGTAATGGTTGGGACTATATGCGACGAGTCCTCACTGGAGGAAAAGCTGATGAACCCCAACTACCCACACCTGCTGTTTTAAAAAACATTCTAGTAGACTTAGGACCAGTCTACATCAAGCTCGGTCAGTTAATGTCTACCCGTCCAGACTTGCTGAGCGCAGGATATATTGAGGAATTATCAACACTTCAAGATGAAGTACCAGCAGTTCCTTGGGCAGATGTAGAAGTCCTCATTCGCAAACAACTCAAACGTCCTTTAGAAGAAACCTTCAGCACAATAAATGCTATCCCAGTAGCAGCAGGCTCAATTGCCCAGACACATAAAGCTACACTTGTAGATGGGCGCGAAGTGGCTCTTAAGGTACAACGTCCAGGAATTGATCTGACTGTTCCTCAAGATATCGCCTTAATTCAAGGTATAGCCGATTTAGTAGCTCGTACCGAATTTGGGCAAAATTACGAAATCAAAGCGATTGCTGAAGAATTTACCAAAGCCCTAGAAGATGAATTAGATTTTACACGGGAAGCAAGCTTCACCGACCAGTTACGACGCAATTTATCCCAGAGTCGCTGGTTTGATCCCACACAATTAGTTGTTGCCGAAATTTTCTGGGATTTGACGACACCAAAATTACTCGTGATGGAGTGGCTCAACGGAGGTCCTCTGTTACAGGCAGATCTTGAGAATGACAACAATGGCAAAGATCCAGCCGAAAAACGTAAAGAAATTACTACATTACTATTCCGAGCTTTCTTCCAGCAACTATATATTGATGGCTTTTTCCACGCTGATCCCCATCCTGGTAACTTATTTTATCTAAAAGATGGTCGCGTTGCCCTGTTGGACTGTGGCATGGTGGGACGGCTTGATCCCCGTACACAAGGCATATTGGTAGAAATGTTGTTGGCAATTGTAGATCTAGATGCTCAGCGGTGTGCTCAGTTAACTTTGCAGCTGGCAGAGTCTACACAGCCAGTGATTCTGGTTAAACTGGAAAATGATTATGACCGGATGCTGCGAAAGTATTACAACTTGAGCGTATCGCAAATTAATTTCAGTCAAATCATCTACGAACTTTTGCAAGTCGCTCGTAACAACAAAATTCGCTTGCCCAGTAACATGGGTTTATATGCCAAAACCCTGGCTAACTTAGAGGGAGTGGCACGGGGATTTAACCCAGAGTTGAACTTTCTCGATGAAATTCAGCCATTGCTGACAGATGTGTTTCGCCAACAGTTGCTTGGTGAGAATCCCGTGCGATCGCTCCTTAGAACAGCTTTGGATGTCAAAAGTCTCTCTTTACAATCTCCTCGACTCCTAGAGTTTCTGCTAGAGCGAATTACCTCGGAAACATTACAGTGGAATATCTCACTGCGTGGTTTAGATAGCTTACGCCGAACCGCAGATGATGCTGCAAATCGTCTTTCTTTTAGCATCTTAGTGGGTTCACTGATTATGGGTGCAGCAATTATCTCTAGCAACGCACAGACATCTCAGTTGTTGTTTTTGAGCAATGTGTTGTTTGCTACTGCTAGCTTCTTAGGGCTGTGGTTAATTATTAGTATTTTGCGCTCAGGACGGCTACGTTAA
- a CDS encoding carotenoid oxygenase family protein, producing MQTINKKSTKKAWAQALAEPAKEFSLTQLQILSGTIPEGLHGTLYRNGPARLERGGMRMGHWFDGDGAILAVHFNSPYEEGEKQGATAVYRYVQTDGYKEEAAAGQLLYGNYGMTAPGAFWNRWLKPVKNSANTSVLALPDKLLALWEGDNPHALDLQMLNTLGKDDLGALKNGLPYSAHPKIDQKSGSIFNFGVSVGLNGILNIYKSDLTGKIQQKTSLELDGLALIHDFVLAGQYLVFFVPPLRLNILPVLTGFSCYSNSFEWKPQLGTQVLVFDCETLSLVSRGETEPWFQWHFGNGYVDDSGLIVVDVVRYEDFQTNEYLRQVATGETHTSAVSTLWRIHIEPSTAKVKGIEEIIDRHCEFPVVPPQETGQYTNQTYLVVHRQGACASKEIFGAIARFDHKTDILTIADCGENRYPSEPIYAQNPQNPEQAWIITVVYDGNSDKSEVWVYDADRLDDSPVCRLALPGVIPHSFHGTWKPAHDYL from the coding sequence ATGCAGACAATCAACAAAAAGTCAACAAAAAAAGCCTGGGCACAAGCTCTTGCCGAACCCGCAAAAGAATTCTCCCTAACCCAACTGCAAATCCTTTCTGGCACAATACCTGAAGGCTTACACGGCACACTCTACCGCAATGGTCCGGCAAGGTTAGAACGCGGCGGTATGAGGATGGGACATTGGTTTGATGGCGATGGCGCGATTCTTGCCGTACATTTCAACTCTCCTTATGAAGAGGGGGAAAAGCAGGGTGCAACAGCAGTTTACCGCTACGTGCAAACTGATGGTTATAAAGAAGAAGCAGCAGCAGGGCAACTGCTTTACGGCAATTATGGAATGACTGCACCAGGGGCATTTTGGAACAGATGGTTGAAACCAGTTAAGAATTCTGCCAATACTTCTGTGCTGGCATTACCAGATAAATTACTTGCACTGTGGGAAGGGGACAATCCTCATGCGCTCGACTTGCAAATGCTCAACACTTTGGGCAAAGATGATTTAGGAGCATTGAAGAATGGATTGCCTTATTCTGCCCATCCTAAAATTGACCAAAAATCTGGCTCAATTTTTAACTTTGGTGTCTCCGTAGGATTAAATGGGATACTGAATATATATAAGAGCGATTTGACGGGTAAAATTCAGCAAAAAACATCGCTTGAACTTGATGGTTTAGCGTTGATACATGATTTTGTCCTAGCTGGGCAATATCTAGTCTTTTTCGTTCCTCCGTTGCGGTTAAATATCCTACCCGTGTTAACTGGATTTAGCTGCTATAGTAATTCTTTTGAATGGAAGCCGCAACTGGGTACTCAGGTTCTGGTGTTTGATTGTGAAACACTGTCTCTGGTGAGTCGTGGTGAAACTGAACCTTGGTTTCAATGGCACTTTGGTAATGGGTATGTGGATGATAGTGGATTGATAGTTGTCGATGTGGTGCGTTATGAAGACTTTCAAACCAACGAGTATCTAAGGCAAGTCGCAACAGGTGAGACTCACACTTCTGCTGTAAGTACTTTGTGGCGAATACATATTGAACCGAGTACAGCTAAAGTCAAGGGAATTGAGGAAATTATAGATCGCCACTGTGAATTTCCAGTTGTACCACCGCAAGAGACGGGACAATATACTAACCAAACTTATCTCGTCGTACATCGCCAAGGAGCTTGTGCGAGCAAAGAAATATTTGGGGCGATCGCCCGTTTCGATCACAAAACCGACATCCTCACAATTGCCGACTGTGGCGAAAACCGCTATCCAAGTGAACCCATTTATGCTCAAAATCCCCAAAATCCTGAGCAAGCATGGATCATCACAGTTGTGTATGATGGCAATTCTGATAAGAGTGAAGTTTGGGTTTACGATGCAGATAGGTTAGATGATTCACCTGTGTGCAGATTGGCATTACCCGGCGTCATCCCCCACAGTTTCCACGGTACTTGGAAACCTGCTCATGATTACTTATAA
- a CDS encoding DUF1295 domain-containing protein — MKIKHAINLHKALTFWVILGLMILYQNFSLGPWVYLALHSTYGYLWLIKDRLYPDKQWEQDISIAGGVFGFGLVSLYWIAPFILISSGTIPSLPLVATAISLNILGIFLHYVSDAQKYYTLKYKEGLITEGLFERCRNTNYLGEILIYSSFALLTQHWLPFLILGGFISMVFIPNMLKKDQSLSRYPEFADYKRHSGLLFPLLFVPKTTNSEKVTPAA, encoded by the coding sequence ATGAAAATTAAGCACGCTATCAATTTACATAAAGCACTCACTTTTTGGGTAATTTTGGGACTAATGATTTTGTACCAAAATTTCTCCCTTGGACCTTGGGTTTACCTGGCACTTCACAGCACTTATGGTTATTTGTGGCTGATCAAAGATCGCCTATACCCAGATAAGCAATGGGAGCAAGACATTTCCATTGCTGGTGGTGTTTTCGGCTTTGGGTTAGTGAGCTTGTACTGGATAGCTCCATTTATTCTTATTAGTAGTGGGACTATACCATCACTTCCATTAGTAGCAACTGCTATTTCCTTGAACATCTTGGGTATATTTCTACACTATGTTAGCGATGCCCAAAAGTACTACACCCTCAAGTACAAAGAAGGACTCATTACAGAAGGGTTATTTGAGCGTTGTCGTAACACCAATTACTTGGGAGAGATACTTATCTATAGCTCCTTTGCTTTGCTAACTCAACACTGGCTTCCATTCTTAATTCTTGGCGGTTTTATCAGCATGGTATTTATTCCAAACATGCTTAAAAAAGACCAGTCTCTTTCTCGCTATCCTGAATTTGCTGACTACAAGCGCCACTCTGGACTTTTGTTTCCACTACTGTTTGTTCCAAAAACAACTAATTCAGAAAAGGTAACACCGGCTGCTTAG
- a CDS encoding 4-hydroxy-3-methylbut-2-enyl diphosphate reductase — protein MDTKAFKRSLQQSENYHRKGFGHQAEIATQLQSEYQSSLIQEIRNKNYTLQRGNVTIHLAQAFGFCWGVERAVAMAYETRKHFPTERIWITNEIIHNPSVNQRMLEMKVEFIPVEGGKKDFFVVNSGDVVILPAFGASVQEMQLLNEKSCKIVDTTCPWVSKVWNAVEKHKKIDYTSIIHGKYKHEETVATSSFAGKYLIVLNMQQAEYVVNYILNGGNREEFLAKFSKACSPGFDPDKDLERVGIANQTTMLKSETEQMGKLFERTMMTKYGPTELNQHFQSFNTICDATQERQDAMLDLVEQNLDLMIVIGGFNSSNTTQLQQIALERGIPSYHIDRETRILSGNRIEHRELNGDLKITESWLPDGEIVVGITSGASTPDIVVEDVIEKIVELKATAVVV, from the coding sequence ATGGATACCAAAGCTTTTAAACGTTCGCTCCAACAATCAGAAAATTACCATCGTAAAGGGTTTGGTCACCAAGCAGAAATCGCTACTCAGTTGCAGTCTGAGTATCAAAGCAGTTTAATTCAAGAAATTCGCAATAAAAACTATACTCTACAAAGGGGAAACGTCACCATCCATTTAGCACAAGCCTTTGGCTTTTGTTGGGGTGTAGAACGTGCTGTAGCGATGGCTTATGAAACCCGCAAACATTTTCCCACTGAACGCATTTGGATTACGAATGAGATTATTCACAACCCTTCTGTGAATCAGCGGATGCTGGAAATGAAAGTAGAATTTATCCCCGTAGAAGGAGGTAAAAAAGACTTTTTTGTCGTAAATTCTGGGGATGTCGTTATTTTACCTGCTTTCGGGGCAAGTGTGCAAGAAATGCAGTTGCTTAACGAGAAAAGTTGCAAAATTGTTGATACAACTTGCCCTTGGGTTTCCAAAGTTTGGAATGCTGTTGAAAAGCACAAGAAAATAGATTACACATCAATTATTCACGGTAAATATAAACACGAAGAAACTGTTGCAACAAGTTCCTTTGCCGGGAAATATCTGATTGTGCTGAATATGCAGCAAGCAGAATACGTTGTTAACTACATTTTGAATGGTGGAAATCGGGAAGAATTCTTGGCAAAATTTAGCAAAGCTTGCTCACCTGGATTTGATCCCGATAAAGATTTGGAACGGGTTGGTATCGCTAACCAAACCACAATGCTCAAAAGTGAAACCGAGCAAATGGGGAAACTCTTTGAGCGGACGATGATGACAAAGTATGGTCCCACTGAGTTAAATCAGCATTTCCAAAGCTTCAACACCATTTGTGACGCCACCCAAGAACGCCAAGATGCTATGTTGGATTTAGTGGAACAAAATCTAGATTTGATGATAGTCATTGGTGGGTTTAATTCATCAAATACAACACAGTTGCAACAGATTGCACTAGAGCGAGGAATTCCTTCTTATCACATTGATAGAGAAACGCGAATTCTATCTGGAAATCGCATTGAGCATCGGGAATTAAATGGAGATTTGAAAATTACAGAAAGCTGGTTACCAGATGGAGAAATAGTTGTCGGAATTACCTCTGGTGCTTCTACACCGGATATAGTTGTGGAAGATGTGATTGAGAAGATTGTGGAATTGAAGGCGACTGCGGTGGTGGTTTAA
- a CDS encoding ammonium transporter: MLKKFALIGAVTLLLLGVPVMGNAFAAPSDVNAAISSAQTAADTAFMLICAALVLLMTPGLAFFYGGFVRSRNILNTLMMSFVLMAIVGVTWILWGYSLAFAPGNPIIGGLEWLGLNNVGYEVTDYLKGSKPAELLSYAPTIPHQAFMIYQAMFAIITPALISGAIAERMSFTAYSLFVLLWSTFIYAPLAHMVWAKGGLLGLSGGLEALDFAGGTVVHISSGVSALVAAIVLKPRKTYPERLSPPHNVPFILLGAGLLWFGWFGFNAGSALASGALATAAFVATNTGAAAGALTWLILEKVLRGKPTAVGAATGAVAGLVGITPAAGFVTPLAAILIGSITSVACFYAVSFKHKLLVDDALDTFPVHGVGGTVGAILTGIFATTTVNSAGKNGLLYGNPSQVIKQIAAVAIAYVVAAVGTWIILKILAVTVGLRVREEAELQGMDINEHGEEGYNEEFGERINFSNK, encoded by the coding sequence GTGTTAAAGAAATTTGCGCTTATTGGGGCTGTAACCCTGCTGCTTCTTGGTGTACCGGTGATGGGCAATGCCTTCGCTGCACCCTCTGATGTCAACGCGGCGATATCTAGTGCTCAAACTGCTGCAGATACAGCTTTTATGCTGATTTGTGCTGCATTAGTGCTATTAATGACTCCGGGACTGGCATTTTTCTATGGTGGATTTGTGCGATCGCGCAACATCCTCAATACCCTGATGATGAGTTTTGTGCTCATGGCAATTGTGGGAGTAACTTGGATTTTGTGGGGCTATAGTCTTGCCTTTGCTCCAGGTAACCCCATTATCGGCGGACTGGAATGGCTAGGTTTGAATAATGTCGGATACGAAGTAACTGATTATCTTAAGGGATCAAAGCCTGCTGAGCTACTTTCCTACGCTCCGACGATTCCCCATCAGGCATTCATGATTTACCAAGCCATGTTTGCTATTATCACCCCAGCACTGATTAGTGGTGCGATCGCAGAGCGGATGAGCTTTACAGCTTACTCTTTGTTCGTGCTCTTGTGGTCAACTTTTATTTACGCTCCCCTAGCGCACATGGTATGGGCGAAAGGTGGATTGTTGGGATTGTCCGGTGGCTTGGAAGCTCTCGACTTTGCGGGTGGTACAGTCGTCCACATCAGTTCTGGTGTTTCTGCTCTTGTAGCGGCGATCGTCCTCAAACCTCGCAAAACTTATCCTGAACGTCTCAGCCCTCCTCACAACGTTCCTTTCATTTTGCTGGGAGCTGGCTTACTGTGGTTTGGCTGGTTCGGCTTCAACGCTGGCAGTGCTTTGGCATCTGGTGCGTTGGCAACAGCCGCTTTTGTTGCCACCAATACAGGTGCTGCAGCGGGGGCTTTAACCTGGCTGATCCTAGAAAAGGTATTGCGCGGCAAACCAACAGCAGTTGGGGCAGCGACAGGAGCAGTTGCAGGCTTGGTGGGCATCACCCCAGCCGCAGGATTTGTCACACCGCTGGCAGCAATTTTAATCGGTAGTATTACCAGTGTTGCTTGCTTCTATGCAGTTAGCTTCAAACACAAGTTACTAGTTGATGATGCCTTGGATACATTTCCCGTGCATGGCGTAGGCGGTACAGTGGGAGCGATTCTCACAGGTATCTTTGCAACCACGACAGTTAACTCAGCAGGGAAAAATGGCTTGTTGTATGGTAATCCAAGTCAAGTGATTAAACAAATAGCAGCAGTTGCCATTGCCTATGTTGTTGCTGCTGTTGGTACTTGGATCATTCTGAAAATCCTAGCTGTCACAGTTGGTTTGCGCGTGAGGGAAGAAGCTGAACTCCAAGGCATGGATATTAACGAACATGGCGAAGAAGGTTACAATGAGGAGTTTGGAGAGCGCATCAATTTCAGCAACAAGTAG
- a CDS encoding ammonium transporter → MRKITNKNKSRRKNRWRAVKSLYITAQNNSIVNKMTVVIKQLSPSWQACIPVACLIVLAWGYTAVAQTPAPAGSTTAELKVAIDTLWVAIAAFLVFFMNAGFCMLETGLCRQKNAVNVLAKNLVVFALATVAFWAIGFGLMFGDGNDFIGLSGFFLQGADNSPATGDAYKGVFSALSWTGVPLAAKFLFQLVFAGTAATIVSGAVAERIKFLDFLIFSLLLVGVAYAITGHWIWGAGWLADMGFFDFAGSTVVHSVGGWAALMGAAFLGPRIGKYQDGQAIALPGHNMSIATLGCLILWLGWFGFNPGSVMAADPSAITHVALTTNLAGAVGGITATITAWLYLGKPDLSMIINGILAGLVGITASCAYVNLNSAFIIGLIAGVLVVFAVTFFDKIRIDDPVGAVSVHLVCGVWGTLAVGLFSVGPGGYPWMVDLAGKPVGPHGIFFGGGLGTLIAQIVGILSVGGMTVLLSSIFWLALKATLGIRVSTQEEIEGLDIGEHGMEAYSGFVKEASANGFSELGSHGAGVSRAGDLPTSL, encoded by the coding sequence ATGAGAAAAATCACAAACAAAAACAAATCGAGAAGAAAAAATAGATGGCGAGCAGTAAAGTCACTATATATCACTGCACAAAATAACTCAATTGTCAATAAAATGACTGTTGTTATTAAGCAGTTGTCTCCTAGCTGGCAAGCCTGTATCCCCGTAGCTTGTTTGATTGTACTGGCATGGGGTTATACAGCAGTTGCCCAAACCCCTGCCCCAGCGGGATCAACAACGGCGGAACTTAAAGTCGCGATTGACACTCTTTGGGTAGCGATCGCCGCTTTTTTGGTGTTCTTCATGAACGCCGGTTTTTGTATGTTAGAAACTGGCTTGTGTCGTCAAAAAAACGCTGTCAACGTTCTTGCTAAAAACCTGGTTGTGTTTGCCCTAGCAACCGTTGCTTTTTGGGCGATTGGCTTTGGCTTGATGTTTGGCGATGGTAATGACTTCATTGGCTTGAGTGGCTTCTTCCTCCAAGGCGCAGATAATAGTCCCGCAACAGGAGATGCTTACAAAGGTGTATTTAGCGCCCTCAGTTGGACTGGTGTTCCTTTAGCTGCGAAGTTCTTGTTCCAACTCGTATTTGCTGGAACAGCAGCAACAATTGTTTCTGGTGCAGTTGCTGAACGGATTAAATTTCTTGACTTCTTGATTTTTAGCCTCTTACTTGTAGGTGTTGCCTACGCAATTACCGGACACTGGATTTGGGGTGCTGGTTGGCTGGCAGACATGGGTTTCTTTGATTTTGCTGGTTCCACAGTCGTTCACTCTGTTGGTGGCTGGGCAGCTTTGATGGGAGCCGCATTTCTTGGACCACGCATTGGAAAATATCAAGATGGGCAAGCTATTGCCTTACCTGGGCACAACATGAGCATTGCTACCCTAGGGTGTTTAATTTTGTGGTTAGGCTGGTTTGGTTTCAACCCCGGTTCTGTAATGGCTGCCGATCCGAGTGCGATTACTCACGTTGCTTTGACTACTAACTTAGCCGGTGCAGTTGGTGGAATTACTGCTACAATCACAGCTTGGTTGTATTTAGGTAAGCCAGACCTTTCGATGATTATTAATGGTATTTTGGCTGGCTTAGTTGGGATTACAGCATCTTGTGCTTATGTCAACCTCAACAGTGCTTTTATTATTGGTTTGATTGCCGGAGTTTTGGTAGTTTTCGCTGTCACCTTCTTTGATAAGATTCGCATTGATGACCCAGTAGGAGCAGTCTCAGTTCACCTCGTGTGTGGTGTTTGGGGTACTCTGGCTGTTGGTTTGTTTTCTGTTGGTCCTGGTGGATATCCGTGGATGGTTGATTTAGCAGGTAAACCAGTAGGACCACATGGGATATTCTTTGGTGGTGGATTGGGAACACTCATTGCTCAAATTGTTGGCATCCTATCGGTTGGCGGTATGACTGTTCTGTTGAGTAGCATCTTTTGGTTAGCACTCAAAGCTACTTTAGGTATTAGAGTCTCAACACAAGAAGAAATTGAAGGCTTGGATATCGGCGAACACGGTATGGAAGCTTACAGTGGGTTTGTCAAAGAAGCTAGTGCCAATGGATTTAGTGAATTAGGTAGTCATGGTGCAGGAGTTTCGCGTGCAGGAGATTTACCAACAAGTTTATAA
- the purE gene encoding 5-(carboxyamino)imidazole ribonucleotide mutase, which yields MAPLVGIIMGSDSDLPTMQGAIAVCEEFGVDTEVAIISAHRTPERMVEYAKSAHQRGIKVIIAGAGGAAHLPGMVASLTPLPVIGVPVPSRHLQGVDSLYSIVQMPAGIPVATVAIGNAKNAGLLAVQILATHQAELLNKVQQYRQTLSESVMAKQEKLEEVGYEEYLRQMQSAE from the coding sequence ATGGCTCCTCTTGTCGGCATCATTATGGGTAGCGATTCGGATTTACCAACTATGCAAGGTGCGATCGCAGTTTGTGAAGAATTTGGCGTTGATACTGAGGTAGCAATTATCAGTGCCCATCGTACTCCGGAACGTATGGTGGAATATGCCAAATCTGCTCACCAAAGAGGTATTAAGGTGATTATCGCTGGGGCAGGTGGAGCAGCTCATCTTCCGGGAATGGTAGCATCTTTAACTCCTCTGCCTGTTATTGGTGTTCCTGTTCCTAGCCGTCACTTGCAAGGAGTTGATTCATTGTATTCTATAGTACAAATGCCTGCTGGCATACCAGTTGCGACTGTTGCTATAGGCAATGCTAAAAATGCTGGACTTTTGGCGGTACAAATTCTTGCGACTCATCAAGCCGAATTACTTAATAAGGTGCAGCAATATCGTCAAACCTTGTCTGAATCAGTCATGGCAAAGCAAGAAAAACTAGAAGAGGTTGGCTATGAGGAATATTTAAGACAAATGCAATCTGCAGAATAA
- the nagA gene encoding N-acetylglucosamine-6-phosphate deacetylase, whose protein sequence is MIEATHSLPGTPVDIINARIPGYTDLQILSVNPQGIVEQILPMSKVLKRVPPVDLQVLDIGGDWISLGGVDLQINGALGLAFPDLSTENSRQMLDICRYLWYEGIDAFLPTLVTTSVDNIQRALSVIADCMNFNPPSIPPEVRGGREGAQRGYAKILGVHLEGPFLNFQKRGAHSPEYLKPLNLEEIKKVLGNYAHLVKVMTLAPELDPTGEVIPYLRSLGITVSLGHSQATAAEAQRAFELGATMVTHAFNAMPPLHHRESGLLGAAIIHPHVMCGFIADGEHVSPTMLQILLRASTPVSHRKVGEIGKQKLFLVSDALAPLGLPDGVYPWDNRQISVKNKTARLADGTLSGTTLPLLVAVQNLVKWGICDVDRAIALSTIAPRSAIGLSAILSGVSASQLLRWHLDESTQELSWQRLFS, encoded by the coding sequence ATGATTGAAGCAACACACAGCTTGCCAGGTACTCCTGTAGATATTATCAATGCTAGAATACCTGGTTACACAGATTTGCAGATTCTCTCGGTTAACCCGCAGGGCATAGTTGAACAAATCCTGCCAATGTCTAAAGTCCTTAAACGTGTTCCGCCAGTTGACTTACAGGTGTTGGATATTGGTGGCGACTGGATTTCACTGGGTGGTGTAGATTTACAGATTAACGGCGCGTTGGGATTGGCGTTTCCTGATTTATCAACAGAAAACTCTCGCCAAATGCTAGACATTTGTCGTTATTTGTGGTATGAGGGGATAGATGCTTTTTTACCTACCCTGGTGACAACTTCGGTAGACAATATTCAGCGTGCGCTTTCTGTGATTGCTGATTGTATGAACTTCAACCCCCCCTCTATCCCGCCTGAAGTTCGGGGGGGAAGGGAAGGTGCGCAAAGAGGTTATGCGAAAATTTTGGGAGTACATCTAGAAGGACCATTTTTAAATTTTCAAAAGCGTGGTGCACACTCCCCAGAATACCTAAAACCACTTAATCTTGAGGAAATAAAGAAGGTTTTGGGAAATTACGCTCATCTTGTGAAAGTCATGACGCTAGCGCCAGAGTTAGATCCAACGGGTGAGGTGATTCCATATTTACGTTCTTTGGGTATCACTGTGAGTTTAGGACATTCCCAAGCGACAGCAGCAGAAGCACAACGTGCTTTTGAACTAGGTGCAACAATGGTGACTCATGCTTTTAATGCTATGCCACCATTACACCACCGCGAAAGCGGATTGTTAGGGGCGGCAATTATCCATCCTCATGTTATGTGTGGTTTTATTGCGGATGGTGAACACGTCTCACCAACAATGCTGCAAATTCTACTACGCGCCAGCACTCCTGTTTCTCACCGCAAAGTTGGGGAGATAGGCAAACAAAAACTTTTCCTTGTCAGTGATGCCCTTGCCCCTCTGGGATTGCCTGATGGAGTGTATCCTTGGGATAATCGCCAGATTTCAGTGAAAAACAAAACTGCAAGACTTGCAGATGGAACTTTATCAGGAACGACTTTACCTTTATTGGTAGCTGTGCAAAATTTAGTGAAGTGGGGAATATGTGATGTAGACAGGGCGATCGCACTCTCAACAATTGCACCACGAAGTGCAATCGGCTTGTCTGCAATCCTCTCTGGCGTTAGTGCTAGTCAATTATTGCGTTGGCATTTGGACGAATCTACACAAGAACTTTCATGGCAGAGGTTGTTCTCTTAA
- the bchM gene encoding magnesium protoporphyrin IX methyltransferase produces the protein MNVTDDKTIVKEYFNSTGFDRWRRIYGDGEVNKVQLDIRTGHQQTVETVLSWLKADNNLAGLSICDAGCGTGSLSIPLAEAGAKVYASDISEKMVGEAKEKASQILANAENPTFAVQDLETISGSYHTVICLDVLIHYPQHKADEMISHLCSSAQSRIILSFAPKTFALSLLKKIGSFFPGASKATRAYLHREADVVKILAKNGFSVQRQSMTRTRFYFSRLLEATRQ, from the coding sequence ATGAACGTAACTGACGACAAAACGATTGTTAAAGAATATTTCAATTCTACAGGCTTCGACCGTTGGAGACGTATCTACGGTGATGGCGAAGTCAACAAAGTCCAGCTAGATATCCGTACTGGGCACCAGCAAACAGTAGAGACGGTACTCAGTTGGCTCAAAGCTGATAACAATTTAGCAGGGCTATCTATCTGCGATGCTGGATGCGGTACAGGTAGTCTCAGCATACCGCTTGCGGAAGCTGGAGCAAAAGTCTATGCCAGCGATATTTCAGAAAAAATGGTAGGAGAAGCTAAGGAAAAAGCTTCACAAATTCTCGCCAATGCTGAAAATCCGACATTTGCTGTACAGGATTTAGAAACGATTAGCGGTAGCTACCATACGGTGATTTGCTTGGATGTTCTGATTCACTACCCTCAGCACAAGGCAGATGAGATGATTTCTCACCTCTGTTCTTCAGCACAGTCACGGATTATTCTGAGTTTTGCACCGAAAACTTTCGCCCTCAGTTTATTAAAGAAGATAGGGAGTTTCTTTCCAGGTGCTAGTAAAGCGACTCGCGCTTATCTCCATCGCGAAGCTGATGTGGTGAAAATTTTGGCAAAGAATGGTTTTTCTGTTCAACGTCAGTCTATGACTCGAACTCGCTTTTAT